A DNA window from Pseudarthrobacter sp. W1I19 contains the following coding sequences:
- a CDS encoding DNA polymerase III subunit gamma and tau, translating to MTVTTALYRRYRPDSFADVIGQEHVTEPLMTALRKNRVNHAYLFSGPRGCGKTTSARILARCLNCAKGPTDTPCGTCPSCIELARGGSGSLDVIEIDAASHGGVDDARDLRERATYAPVRDRYKIFIIDEAHMVTSAGFNALLKIVEEPPEHIKFIFATTEPDKVIGTIRSRTHHYPFRLVPPEPLMAYLELLCNQENVPVAPGVLSLVVRAGGGSVRDSLSVLDQLMAGAGPNGLDYELAVALLGYTHASLLDDVVEAVAASDAATVFRAVDRVIQTGHDPRRFVEDLLERFRDLIIVQAMPESAQTILRGMPADQIARLKNQAHNLGAAELSRAADVTNTALTEMTGATSPRLHLELLCARILLPSSEQNERGMAARIDRVERRLNYAGNDVGAPAAVSSPHPPAPAGDAAPVGTAAPVAGAAPGPESVPGAARPETARVVSASPAAAVPDPAQTGPAGIPAAIAEPAAATSPRRQPPLQAPVPDATPAAGVAPTGAGTRPPLTAPRVSTSDWPVEPPAGTRPAAPGARPDTGAAASAEPHSAVAGTATPAASQPSAAPATATTQAAAPGSRNTPDTRPEPSATAPVAPAPAASTSGGPAAAMGDVEVLRRAWPDVLQTLAKIKRSTWALVEPNAQVSAFDGQTLTLSFSTSGLAGAFGRADHSENLRQAIHKTVGIDCQITAVSGGGRASSEPNPKAPASRPAPATSADVAWGLAPATASPAAEAPATPPAATGTSRAGTSQGPPPGTTAPEGGTSAARTNAPAPGRPEGNLPQRESGQSSPVAGELPARTPAANRPSQAQPAAGPSAGASPQASPAQPAGAPPANPSAHNPSAPAPEAQADYSTAGDYSYSDDDWGPPRDEDAPPLDEEPPLDWSPSAHPPPLPAGAGGTGQHSAGDSGTARPTGASAVGNPGITKPEPQAISGAQARGGTVAAQPAARDAPHDPWTRAVEQAPGVWVVGEESNIGRPAAAGIPETETPASTPPHHYEPAAAQVPPSIPVTSTTSAVDAEWGLATTASSTSEEAGQGSGSFGSAPERAREFAMASAAPVAAPAATARPAPAAAPAPAAPVASPAPPAPAQAAPAPAGTRQSLYQRLSNSPEAEAGRAKAPARAVPAAATFVQDIPSPDDETIEASGVFGRAAVERILGGKLIEERSLDGSPVPPRY from the coding sequence GTGACAGTTACTACCGCCCTGTACCGCAGATACCGTCCAGATTCGTTCGCTGACGTTATCGGGCAGGAGCATGTCACCGAGCCGCTGATGACGGCTTTGCGGAAAAACCGCGTCAACCATGCTTACCTGTTTTCCGGCCCCAGGGGCTGCGGAAAAACCACTTCGGCGCGCATCCTGGCGCGCTGCCTGAACTGCGCCAAGGGCCCCACGGACACCCCTTGCGGCACCTGCCCCAGCTGCATTGAGCTTGCCCGCGGCGGGTCCGGATCACTGGACGTGATCGAGATCGACGCCGCCAGCCATGGCGGTGTGGACGACGCCCGGGACCTGCGCGAACGGGCCACATACGCTCCCGTGCGGGACCGCTACAAGATCTTCATCATCGACGAAGCGCACATGGTCACGTCCGCAGGCTTCAACGCGCTGCTGAAGATCGTCGAAGAGCCGCCGGAACACATCAAGTTCATCTTCGCCACCACGGAACCGGACAAGGTCATCGGCACCATCCGCTCCCGGACACACCACTATCCCTTCCGGCTGGTGCCGCCCGAGCCCCTCATGGCTTACCTGGAACTGCTGTGCAACCAGGAGAACGTCCCGGTGGCGCCCGGAGTCCTGTCGCTGGTGGTCCGTGCCGGCGGCGGTTCCGTCCGTGATTCCCTTTCCGTCCTGGACCAGCTGATGGCTGGCGCCGGGCCCAACGGCCTGGACTACGAGTTGGCCGTTGCGCTCCTTGGCTACACCCATGCCTCGCTGCTGGATGACGTGGTGGAAGCTGTTGCCGCCTCAGACGCAGCCACCGTTTTCCGCGCCGTGGACAGGGTCATCCAGACCGGCCATGATCCCCGCCGGTTTGTCGAGGACCTGCTGGAACGCTTCCGCGACCTCATCATCGTCCAGGCCATGCCTGAAAGCGCGCAGACCATCCTGCGCGGCATGCCTGCCGACCAGATCGCGCGCCTGAAGAACCAGGCCCACAACCTTGGCGCCGCCGAGTTGTCCCGCGCCGCAGACGTCACCAACACGGCCCTGACCGAAATGACCGGCGCCACCTCGCCCCGGCTGCACCTGGAGCTTCTGTGCGCCCGGATCCTGCTGCCCAGTTCCGAGCAGAACGAGCGCGGCATGGCGGCGCGGATTGACCGCGTGGAACGCCGGCTTAATTACGCCGGAAACGACGTCGGTGCTCCCGCCGCCGTCTCCTCGCCGCACCCGCCTGCACCCGCGGGCGACGCCGCACCTGTTGGGACGGCCGCACCTGTTGCGGGGGCCGCACCTGGCCCCGAATCTGTCCCAGGCGCCGCGCGGCCGGAGACGGCACGAGTGGTATCCGCGAGCCCAGCGGCGGCCGTACCGGACCCGGCACAAACCGGACCGGCGGGCATCCCGGCTGCCATTGCCGAACCGGCTGCTGCAACTTCTCCCCGGCGACAGCCTCCTCTGCAGGCACCGGTTCCGGACGCCACGCCTGCTGCCGGTGTTGCTCCAACCGGCGCTGGAACCCGCCCGCCCCTGACTGCGCCGCGCGTGAGCACCAGTGATTGGCCGGTCGAACCACCCGCCGGCACTCGTCCCGCCGCCCCTGGCGCGCGGCCTGACACAGGGGCAGCCGCCAGCGCGGAACCCCACAGCGCAGTTGCGGGCACCGCAACTCCTGCAGCCTCCCAACCCAGCGCGGCACCTGCAACCGCCACCACGCAAGCTGCGGCTCCGGGCTCCCGGAACACACCGGACACTCGGCCCGAGCCCTCCGCCACTGCTCCCGTTGCCCCCGCTCCCGCTGCCTCCACGTCCGGGGGTCCCGCGGCCGCCATGGGTGATGTGGAAGTACTGCGCCGTGCCTGGCCGGACGTCCTGCAGACGTTGGCGAAGATCAAGCGCAGCACCTGGGCACTCGTTGAGCCGAACGCCCAAGTCAGCGCCTTCGACGGGCAAACCCTCACTCTTTCGTTCAGCACGTCCGGACTCGCGGGCGCCTTTGGCCGGGCAGACCATTCGGAAAACCTGCGGCAGGCGATTCACAAGACCGTGGGCATCGACTGCCAGATCACGGCAGTCTCCGGCGGCGGCCGGGCGAGCTCTGAACCAAACCCAAAAGCACCCGCTAGCCGGCCTGCCCCGGCAACGTCAGCCGATGTTGCCTGGGGACTGGCGCCCGCAACGGCGTCTCCGGCGGCGGAAGCACCAGCAACACCGCCCGCTGCAACGGGTACAAGCCGAGCGGGTACAAGCCAGGGACCCCCTCCAGGGACCACTGCGCCCGAAGGTGGCACCTCCGCCGCCCGCACTAACGCTCCCGCGCCAGGACGGCCTGAAGGAAATCTCCCCCAGAGGGAAAGCGGCCAGTCCTCGCCCGTTGCGGGTGAACTCCCAGCCCGGACCCCAGCAGCTAACCGCCCTTCCCAGGCCCAACCGGCTGCCGGACCGTCCGCAGGCGCTTCCCCCCAGGCGTCACCGGCCCAGCCGGCCGGGGCGCCCCCTGCGAACCCCTCGGCTCACAATCCATCGGCCCCTGCTCCTGAGGCCCAGGCCGACTACAGCACAGCCGGTGACTACTCATACTCTGACGATGACTGGGGTCCGCCCCGGGACGAAGACGCTCCCCCGCTGGATGAAGAGCCTCCCTTGGACTGGAGCCCCTCGGCACACCCGCCGCCACTCCCAGCCGGGGCTGGCGGCACCGGGCAGCACAGCGCCGGAGACTCCGGAACTGCCCGCCCCACTGGCGCCTCTGCCGTTGGAAATCCGGGCATCACCAAGCCCGAACCCCAGGCAATTAGCGGAGCCCAGGCACGCGGTGGAACCGTAGCTGCACAGCCCGCCGCCAGGGATGCACCGCACGATCCCTGGACCCGCGCGGTGGAACAGGCACCAGGTGTCTGGGTGGTCGGCGAGGAAAGCAACATTGGCAGACCGGCAGCTGCCGGCATCCCGGAAACGGAAACTCCTGCCTCCACCCCGCCCCACCACTACGAACCAGCCGCTGCGCAAGTTCCCCCGTCCATACCGGTCACCAGTACGACCTCCGCGGTGGATGCCGAGTGGGGCCTGGCAACAACTGCCTCTTCCACGAGTGAAGAGGCCGGCCAGGGCAGCGGATCCTTCGGATCAGCGCCGGAACGGGCTCGAGAGTTCGCCATGGCGTCAGCCGCTCCCGTGGCAGCGCCAGCTGCTACAGCGCGGCCAGCCCCCGCTGCCGCACCGGCACCGGCTGCTCCCGTGGCGTCGCCTGCCCCGCCTGCCCCTGCTCAGGCGGCCCCGGCCCCCGCCGGCACGCGGCAGAGCCTTTACCAGCGTTTGTCCAACAGCCCTGAGGCAGAGGCAGGCCGGGCAAAAGCCCCTGCCCGGGCCGTCCCGGCCGCGGCCACTTTTGTCCAGGACATCCCGAGCCCGGACGATGAGACTATTGAGGCATCCGGCGTCTTCGGCCGTGCTGCGGTGGAACGTATCCTTGGCGGGAAGCTGATCGAAGAACGCTCCCTCGACGGCAGCCCCGTGCCGCCCCGCTACTGA
- the recR gene encoding recombination mediator RecR gives MYEGAVQELIDELGRLPGVGPKSAQRLAFHILEADPQDMKRLVEAITTVKERVKFCTVCGNVTEQELCNICRDPRRDPAIICVVEESKDVLAVERTRSFRGRYHVLGGAINPIAGIGPEQLRIRELLTRLNDGAIQEVIIATDPNLEGEATATYLARMLKTIGIAVTRLASGLPVGGDLEYADEVTLGRAFEGRRNALT, from the coding sequence GTGTACGAAGGTGCTGTCCAAGAGCTGATTGACGAGCTCGGACGCCTTCCCGGCGTGGGACCCAAATCCGCACAGCGGCTGGCGTTCCACATCCTTGAAGCGGACCCGCAGGACATGAAGCGGCTGGTGGAAGCCATCACCACCGTGAAGGAAAGGGTCAAGTTCTGCACGGTTTGCGGCAACGTCACCGAGCAGGAGCTCTGCAACATCTGCCGGGACCCCCGGCGGGACCCCGCAATAATCTGCGTGGTGGAGGAATCCAAGGACGTACTCGCCGTGGAGCGTACGCGCTCGTTCCGGGGCAGGTACCACGTACTGGGCGGTGCCATAAATCCGATTGCCGGCATCGGTCCGGAGCAGCTGCGGATCCGCGAGCTCCTCACCCGGCTGAACGACGGCGCCATCCAGGAAGTCATCATCGCCACCGATCCCAACCTCGAGGGTGAGGCGACGGCCACCTACCTGGCCAGGATGCTGAAAACCATCGGGATCGCGGTGACCAGGCTCGCGTCTGGACTGCCCGTAGGCGGCGATCTTGAATACGCGGACGAGGTCACGCTGGGGCGCGCCTTCGAGGGCCGCCGAAACGCCCTCACCTGA
- a CDS encoding GNAT family N-acetyltransferase — MPPDEIEPLVTERLVLRLVEGSDEAAIHSYRSNPAATRYLSHEPLSVEANRERLKELLVLAEASAGAWFNYCWAITLRQSGEVIGDARTWNSTAVSGPGMLAPGRHPAGHAALAYVLHPDYQHHGYGREAAAALVTWLFAQRRIKIIAATVYEPNRPSIQLLRSLGFQPDAVPPEYQESAGKGLPLLMFRLESPDSSP, encoded by the coding sequence ATGCCCCCGGATGAGATCGAGCCGCTCGTCACCGAGCGGCTCGTCCTGCGGCTGGTCGAGGGCTCGGACGAGGCCGCCATCCACAGTTACCGCAGCAATCCCGCCGCCACCCGGTACCTCTCCCACGAGCCGCTCTCCGTCGAGGCCAACCGGGAAAGGCTCAAAGAGCTCCTGGTCCTTGCCGAGGCATCGGCCGGCGCCTGGTTCAACTACTGCTGGGCCATCACCCTGCGGCAGTCGGGAGAGGTGATCGGGGATGCGCGCACCTGGAACAGCACTGCCGTCTCCGGTCCGGGCATGCTGGCCCCCGGAAGGCATCCTGCCGGGCACGCCGCGTTGGCTTACGTCCTGCATCCCGACTACCAGCACCACGGCTACGGACGTGAGGCTGCGGCCGCCCTGGTGACTTGGCTCTTCGCGCAGCGCCGGATAAAGATCATCGCAGCCACAGTCTATGAACCGAACAGGCCGTCCATCCAGCTTCTCCGAAGTCTCGGGTTCCAGCCCGACGCAGTTCCCCCCGAATACCAGGAAAGCGCCGGCAAAGGCCTTCCCTTGCTGATGTTTCGGCTGGAAAGTCCGGATTCATCACCCTGA
- a CDS encoding ABC transporter permease, giving the protein MSHATKDRQDTGGRTRGGYLPGIRDVVVLELKQRLRSRGWYIMLAIWFVLTGLVTWLTWASWNATQEAQRGYPGYVAPPDAGPGSMIFEVVLAFVLLFALLVAPALSANAVNGDRAGGTLAILQVTLLRPGQILWGKFVAAWAAALAFLVASTPFLAIGVALGGMTPGHVLVALLMLAVEVGVVCAIGVGISALAGRPLFSIVVTYLAVAGLAVGTLIAFGLGTGLTQGTIMANQAQYRAYEPLSREEGQQGPIEPEYTCSGPLQEQRAMRTERVAWLIAMNPYVVVADAIPYKDRSQERNYSSVGAIETISQGARYAMAGPEGTYPCANGEVKPRYLAQSTPLWPLGLGLQLLVAALLMWLGWRALRTPAHKLARGSRIA; this is encoded by the coding sequence ATGAGCCACGCAACAAAGGACCGGCAGGACACCGGTGGCAGGACAAGAGGTGGCTACCTGCCCGGCATTCGGGATGTGGTGGTGCTTGAGCTCAAGCAGCGGCTGCGGTCCCGCGGCTGGTACATCATGCTGGCCATCTGGTTTGTCCTGACCGGCCTGGTGACCTGGCTGACCTGGGCCAGCTGGAATGCCACCCAGGAGGCGCAGCGCGGATACCCCGGCTACGTGGCCCCGCCCGACGCCGGTCCGGGATCCATGATCTTCGAGGTGGTCCTGGCCTTCGTCCTGCTCTTTGCGCTGCTGGTTGCCCCGGCGCTGTCCGCCAACGCCGTTAACGGCGACCGCGCCGGCGGCACGCTGGCCATCCTCCAGGTAACGCTGCTGCGGCCCGGCCAGATCCTGTGGGGCAAATTCGTGGCGGCGTGGGCGGCGGCCCTGGCCTTCCTGGTGGCCAGCACGCCTTTCCTTGCGATTGGGGTGGCGCTGGGCGGCATGACTCCCGGCCACGTACTGGTGGCGCTGCTCATGCTGGCTGTTGAGGTGGGGGTTGTCTGCGCCATCGGTGTTGGCATCTCCGCGCTCGCGGGACGGCCGCTGTTCTCGATCGTGGTCACGTACCTCGCCGTGGCCGGCCTTGCCGTGGGCACCCTGATCGCCTTTGGGTTGGGAACAGGGCTTACGCAGGGCACCATTATGGCCAACCAGGCCCAATATCGGGCGTACGAGCCGCTGTCCCGCGAGGAAGGCCAACAGGGGCCCATTGAACCGGAGTACACGTGCTCCGGACCGCTGCAGGAGCAGAGGGCAATGCGGACCGAACGGGTGGCCTGGTTGATAGCTATGAACCCTTACGTGGTGGTGGCCGATGCGATCCCGTACAAGGACCGTTCGCAGGAGCGCAACTACTCGTCAGTGGGGGCAATAGAGACCATCAGCCAGGGTGCCCGGTATGCCATGGCCGGTCCGGAGGGCACCTACCCGTGTGCGAACGGCGAGGTCAAGCCGCGGTATCTGGCGCAGTCCACCCCGCTGTGGCCTTTGGGGCTGGGCCTGCAGCTGTTGGTGGCCGCGCTCCTGATGTGGCTGGGTTGGCGTGCACTTCGCACGCCCGCCCACAAGCTGGCGCGGGGAAGCCGCATAGCCTAG